In Xanthomonas sp. SI, the following are encoded in one genomic region:
- a CDS encoding tetratricopeptide repeat protein, with amino-acid sequence MAMNHDSQFLARARALVDAAMRDPERWSAHLAQAEALLMAASASAPDDSAVLTCLGAVLCDLAKYREAAEALQRAVRLRSDDRNTYFNLGVALLNSGKRRQAMQRFRQAASRRASAATWEAYFDPQAQ; translated from the coding sequence ATGGCAATGAACCACGACAGCCAATTCCTCGCGCGTGCCAGAGCGCTGGTGGATGCGGCGATGCGCGATCCGGAGCGTTGGTCCGCCCATCTTGCGCAGGCCGAGGCGCTGCTCATGGCCGCATCGGCGTCGGCGCCGGACGATAGCGCGGTGCTCACCTGCCTGGGCGCGGTGTTGTGCGATCTGGCGAAGTACCGCGAGGCCGCCGAGGCGCTGCAGCGCGCGGTGCGCCTGCGCTCGGACGACCGCAACACCTACTTCAATCTCGGCGTCGCGCTGCTCAACAGCGGCAAGCGCCGCCAGGCCATGCAGCGCTTCCGGCAGGCGGCGTCGCGGCGTGCGTCGGCGGCGACCTGGGAAGCGTATTTCGATCCTCAGGCGCAATGA
- a CDS encoding LysR family transcriptional regulator, whose protein sequence is MPTFSRFTRYFMEVAHWRSIRRAAEALHVSASAIDRQILKAEQELGVQLFERLPSGLRLTSAGELLLVDVRRWEKSYQRTLEQFDELKGLRRGHVEIAMIDALSEGIVVDALAQLIDEHPGLTFGLQTEDNQKVADKVIAAEVDFGLLLDPVSGIDLEVVAFAEIPLGICMPVGHPLSGRASLQLNEVLDDHRLLLPAAPLIVNEHAKVVYQRQHIDTRRCIRCNDVRTLRALVRQGVGVGLLSQLDVLADLAEGRLAFVPLREGLAKPMTLSLCVAPQRQLSRAAQTMLKALAPRVEAILEPR, encoded by the coding sequence ATGCCGACCTTCTCCCGCTTCACCCGCTATTTCATGGAAGTGGCGCATTGGCGCAGCATCCGCCGCGCGGCCGAAGCGTTGCACGTGTCGGCGTCGGCGATCGACCGGCAGATCCTCAAGGCCGAGCAGGAGCTGGGCGTGCAGTTGTTCGAGCGGCTGCCGAGCGGGCTGCGCCTGACCAGCGCCGGCGAGTTGCTGCTGGTCGACGTGCGGCGCTGGGAGAAGAGCTATCAACGCACGCTGGAGCAGTTCGACGAACTGAAGGGCCTGCGCCGCGGCCATGTCGAGATTGCGATGATCGATGCCTTGAGCGAGGGCATCGTGGTCGATGCGCTGGCGCAACTGATCGACGAGCATCCGGGTCTGACCTTCGGCCTGCAGACCGAGGATAACCAGAAGGTGGCCGACAAGGTCATCGCCGCGGAGGTGGATTTCGGCCTGCTGCTGGATCCGGTCAGCGGCATCGACCTGGAGGTGGTCGCCTTCGCCGAGATCCCGCTGGGCATCTGCATGCCGGTGGGGCATCCGCTCAGCGGCAGGGCCAGCCTGCAGTTGAACGAAGTGCTCGACGACCATCGCCTGCTGCTGCCGGCCGCGCCGCTGATCGTCAACGAACACGCCAAGGTGGTGTACCAGCGCCAGCACATCGACACGCGCCGCTGCATCCGCTGCAACGACGTGCGCACGCTGCGCGCGCTGGTGCGGCAGGGCGTGGGCGTGGGCCTGCTGTCGCAACTGGACGTGCTGGCGGACCTGGCCGAGGGGCGGCTGGCGTTCGTGCCCTTGCGCGAAGGCCTGGCCAAGCCGATGACGCTGTCGCTGTGCGTGGCCCCGCAGCGGCAGCTGTCCAGAGCCGCGCAGACCATGCTCAAGGCGCTGGCGCCGCGGGTGGAAGCCATCCTGGAACCGCGCTAG
- a CDS encoding allantoate amidohydrolase, whose protein sequence is MARCDALGVAPYSDTADGLFRGWLSPAHRASVAAVAAWMGEAGLHPRIDPAGNLLGRYEGVAAQAPALLIGSHLDSVRDAGRYDGPLGIMLGIECVAALHAQGRRLPFAIEVIAFGDEEGSRFPASMLSSRAVAGTLDPAALQVTDGDGVTLADALAGWGLDIALLPSAARAPHSVLAYLEAHIEQGPVLEAEGLALGAVTGIAAQRRYRALLVGRAGHAGTTRMDLRADALAAAAECVLAVEQVARAGSADLVATVGRLQVAPGAVNVVPGRVEFSIDVRAGDDAVRDAAAAAIAQRLHAIAAARGVQLELQCVQDLPASPCDPRLVAALDTAIAAQGLAPRRLVSGAGHDAMVMAALCPTAMLFLRCAGGVSHHPAEHVDPADADVAVAAMLHFIESLGDTLVR, encoded by the coding sequence GTGGCACGCTGCGACGCGCTCGGCGTGGCGCCCTATAGCGACACCGCGGACGGCCTGTTCCGCGGCTGGCTGAGTCCGGCGCATCGCGCCAGCGTGGCGGCCGTGGCCGCGTGGATGGGCGAGGCCGGCCTGCATCCCCGCATCGATCCGGCCGGCAACCTGCTCGGCCGCTACGAGGGCGTCGCCGCGCAGGCGCCGGCGCTGCTGATCGGCAGTCACCTGGACAGCGTGCGCGACGCCGGCCGCTACGACGGCCCGCTCGGGATCATGCTCGGCATCGAATGCGTGGCCGCGCTGCACGCGCAGGGCCGCCGGCTGCCGTTCGCGATCGAGGTGATCGCGTTCGGCGATGAGGAAGGTTCGCGCTTCCCGGCCTCGATGCTGAGCAGCCGCGCCGTCGCCGGCACGCTGGACCCGGCGGCGCTGCAGGTGACCGACGGCGACGGCGTGACGCTGGCCGATGCGCTGGCCGGCTGGGGGCTGGACATCGCCCTGCTACCGAGCGCGGCGCGCGCGCCGCACAGCGTGCTGGCCTATCTGGAAGCGCATATCGAACAAGGCCCGGTGCTGGAGGCCGAAGGCCTGGCGCTGGGCGCGGTCACCGGCATCGCCGCGCAGCGGCGCTACCGCGCGCTGCTGGTCGGCCGCGCCGGCCATGCCGGCACCACGCGCATGGACCTGCGCGCCGATGCGCTGGCCGCCGCCGCCGAATGCGTGCTGGCGGTGGAACAGGTGGCGCGCGCCGGCAGCGCGGACCTGGTGGCCACGGTCGGGCGCCTGCAGGTCGCGCCGGGTGCGGTCAACGTGGTGCCGGGGCGGGTCGAGTTCTCGATCGACGTGCGGGCCGGCGACGACGCCGTGCGCGATGCGGCGGCCGCGGCGATCGCGCAGCGCCTGCACGCCATCGCCGCCGCGCGCGGCGTGCAGTTGGAGCTGCAGTGCGTGCAGGACCTGCCGGCCAGTCCCTGCGACCCGCGCCTGGTCGCCGCGCTGGACACGGCGATCGCCGCGCAGGGCCTCGCGCCGCGGCGGCTGGTGTCCGGCGCCGGCCACGACGCGATGGTGATGGCCGCGCTGTGCCCGACCGCGATGCTGTTCCTGCGCTGCGCCGGCGGCGTCAGCCACCACCCTGCCGAACATGTGGATCCCGCCGATGCCGACGTGGCGGTGGCGGCGATGCTGCACTTCATCGAGTCCCTGGGAGACACCCTTGTCCGTTGA
- a CDS encoding alanine--glyoxylate aminotransferase family protein: MGPGPVNAHPRVLRAMSADLLGQFDPEMTGYMNQVMALYRPLFGTENRWTFLVDGTARAGIEAALVSLVAPGDRVLVLNFGRFGLLLGEILGRIGAVVESVDAPWGEVVPMAAVADAIERVAPKLVACVHGDTSTTMAQPLDGLGALCRAAGALSYVDATATIGGMRIASDAWGVDVVTGGLQKCLGGPSGSAPITVSARAAEAIFARRHVERGIVRDDIANGSGVRIGSNYFDLAMVMDYWSDKRLNHHTEATSMLYAARECARVALQEGLPARFARHAAAGRAVAAGVRALGLQVFGDDRYRMANVTGVAIPAGIDGEAVRRRMREDFEIEIGTAFGPLQGKLWRIGAMGYNAMKHKVLITLGALEAVLRAEGYACTPGAGVDAALAAWHADGAQG; the protein is encoded by the coding sequence ATGGGACCGGGCCCGGTCAATGCGCATCCGCGCGTGCTGCGCGCGATGTCCGCCGACCTGCTCGGCCAGTTCGATCCGGAAATGACCGGCTACATGAACCAGGTGATGGCGCTGTACCGGCCATTGTTCGGGACCGAGAACCGCTGGACCTTCCTGGTCGACGGCACCGCGCGTGCCGGCATCGAGGCGGCGCTGGTGTCGCTGGTGGCGCCGGGCGATCGCGTGCTGGTGCTGAACTTCGGCCGCTTCGGGCTGCTGCTGGGCGAGATCCTCGGCCGCATCGGCGCCGTGGTCGAGAGCGTGGATGCGCCGTGGGGCGAGGTGGTGCCGATGGCGGCGGTGGCCGACGCGATCGAACGCGTCGCGCCGAAGCTGGTCGCCTGCGTGCACGGCGATACCTCGACCACGATGGCGCAGCCGCTGGACGGCCTGGGTGCGCTGTGCCGCGCCGCCGGCGCGCTGTCCTACGTCGACGCCACCGCGACCATCGGCGGCATGCGCATCGCCAGCGATGCCTGGGGCGTGGACGTGGTCACCGGCGGCCTGCAGAAGTGCCTGGGCGGGCCGTCCGGCTCGGCGCCGATCACCGTGTCCGCACGCGCCGCCGAGGCGATCTTCGCGCGCCGCCATGTCGAGCGCGGCATCGTCCGCGACGACATCGCCAACGGCAGCGGCGTGCGCATCGGCTCGAATTATTTCGACCTGGCGATGGTCATGGACTACTGGTCGGACAAGCGCCTCAACCACCACACCGAAGCCACCAGCATGCTGTACGCGGCGCGCGAGTGCGCGCGCGTGGCGCTGCAGGAAGGCCTGCCCGCGCGCTTCGCCCGGCACGCCGCGGCCGGCCGCGCAGTCGCCGCCGGCGTGCGCGCGCTGGGACTGCAGGTGTTCGGCGACGACCGCTACCGCATGGCCAACGTCACCGGCGTGGCGATTCCCGCCGGCATCGATGGCGAGGCGGTACGGCGGCGCATGCGCGAGGATTTCGAGATCGAGATCGGCACCGCGTTCGGGCCGCTGCAGGGCAAGCTGTGGCGGATCGGCGCGATGGGTTACAACGCGATGAAGCACAAGGTGCTGATCACCCTGGGCGCGCTGGAAGCGGTGCTGCGCGCAGAAGGCTATGCCTGCACGCCGGGCGCCGGGGTGGATGCGGCGCTGGCCGCCTGGCACGCCGACGGAGCGCAGGGATGA
- the puuE gene encoding allantoinase PuuE, whose amino-acid sequence MSTARDLVGYGAQPPDPQWPGGARVALQFVINYEEGAENGVLNGDAGSESFLSEMVGAHSQPGARAMAMESLYEYGSRAGFWRLQRLFAARGVPVTVFGVAQALAANPEAVQAMRDADWEIASHGLRWIDYQQVPEATERAHIAAAIALHTQVAGTRPLGWYQGRTSPNTARLVAEEGGFVYDADSYADDLPYYDRRHGRAQLVVPYTLDANDMKFVAYNGFADGEPFFRYLRDSFEQLCAEGGRMMSVGLHGRIAGRPARALALARFVDHALASGQAWIARRIDIARHWQQVHPA is encoded by the coding sequence ATGAGTACGGCGCGCGACCTGGTCGGCTATGGCGCGCAGCCGCCGGACCCGCAGTGGCCGGGTGGCGCGCGGGTGGCGCTGCAGTTCGTGATCAATTACGAGGAAGGCGCCGAGAACGGCGTGCTCAACGGCGATGCCGGCTCGGAGTCGTTCCTGTCGGAGATGGTCGGCGCGCACAGCCAGCCGGGCGCACGCGCGATGGCGATGGAGAGCCTGTACGAATACGGCAGCCGCGCCGGCTTCTGGCGGCTGCAGCGGCTGTTCGCCGCACGCGGCGTGCCGGTCACGGTGTTCGGCGTGGCGCAGGCGCTGGCGGCCAATCCCGAGGCGGTGCAGGCGATGCGCGACGCCGATTGGGAGATCGCCAGCCACGGCTTGCGCTGGATCGATTACCAGCAGGTACCGGAGGCAACCGAACGCGCGCATATCGCCGCGGCGATCGCGTTGCACACGCAAGTCGCCGGGACGCGTCCGCTGGGCTGGTACCAGGGCCGCACCAGCCCCAACACCGCGCGCCTGGTGGCCGAGGAGGGCGGCTTCGTCTACGACGCCGACAGCTACGCCGACGACCTGCCGTACTACGATCGCCGCCACGGCCGCGCGCAGTTGGTGGTGCCGTACACGCTGGACGCCAACGACATGAAGTTCGTCGCCTACAACGGCTTCGCCGACGGCGAACCGTTCTTCCGCTACCTGCGCGACAGTTTCGAGCAACTGTGCGCCGAAGGCGGGCGGATGATGTCGGTGGGCCTGCATGGGCGCATCGCCGGACGCCCGGCGCGCGCGCTGGCGCTGGCCCGTTTCGTCGATCATGCGCTGGCCAGCGGCCAGGCCTGGATCGCGCGGCGCATCGACATCGCCCGTCACTGGCAACAGGTGCACCCGGCATGA
- the hpxZ gene encoding oxalurate catabolism protein HpxZ: MIVDAPEVLAEVQAAFAAYERALMTDDVAALDRLFHDAPTTVRYGVGETLYGAEAIRAFRRARGGSPQRQLQRVQIVAYGRDFATADAEFLREGATRRGRQSQSWVRFADGWKVVSAHVSLQGEHA, from the coding sequence ATGATCGTCGATGCGCCCGAGGTGCTGGCCGAGGTGCAGGCAGCGTTCGCCGCCTACGAGCGTGCGCTGATGACCGACGACGTCGCCGCGCTGGACCGGCTGTTCCACGATGCGCCGACCACGGTGCGCTACGGCGTCGGCGAGACGCTGTACGGCGCCGAGGCGATCCGCGCGTTCCGCCGCGCGCGCGGCGGTTCGCCGCAGCGGCAGTTGCAGCGCGTGCAGATCGTCGCGTACGGGCGCGACTTCGCCACCGCCGATGCAGAGTTCCTGCGCGAAGGCGCAACCCGCCGCGGTCGCCAGAGCCAGAGCTGGGTGCGCTTCGCCGACGGTTGGAAGGTGGTGTCGGCGCACGTGTCGCTGCAGGGCGAGCACGCATGA
- the uraD gene encoding 2-oxo-4-hydroxy-4-carboxy-5-ureidoimidazoline decarboxylase, with translation MNAVDWNALSSAEFVARLHALFEHSPWVAERAAARRPFADLHAGLLQVLHAASADEQLALIRAHPELAGKAAIDGSLTAASAAEQAQAGLDRLTAEEFARFHALNAAYRARFDFPFVICVRLTDKAGILAAMQARLANAREAEIATALDEIGKIVRLRLEALR, from the coding sequence ATGAACGCCGTCGACTGGAATGCGCTGTCCTCTGCCGAGTTCGTCGCGCGCCTGCACGCGCTGTTCGAGCACTCGCCGTGGGTGGCCGAACGGGCCGCGGCACGGCGCCCTTTCGCCGATCTGCATGCCGGCCTGCTGCAGGTGCTGCATGCGGCCAGCGCCGACGAGCAACTGGCACTGATCCGCGCGCATCCGGAACTGGCCGGCAAGGCCGCGATCGACGGCAGCCTGACCGCGGCCTCGGCCGCCGAGCAGGCGCAGGCCGGGCTGGACCGGCTCACTGCCGAGGAGTTCGCGCGCTTCCATGCGCTCAATGCGGCCTACCGCGCGCGCTTCGATTTCCCGTTCGTGATCTGCGTGCGGCTGACCGACAAGGCCGGGATTCTCGCGGCGATGCAGGCGCGGCTGGCGAACGCGCGCGAGGCCGAGATCGCCACCGCGCTCGACGAGATCGGCAAGATCGTGCGCTTGCGCCTGGAGGCCTTGCGGTGA
- a CDS encoding FAD/NAD(P)-binding protein codes for MQALSAQVARELQWLGHGGPDWTRPQRHGAEHVYDVVVVGGGQSGLGAAFGLLRERISNLLVIDENPAGQEGPWVTYARMVTLRTPKELSALDFGMPSLTFRAYWEARHGAAAWDALGKIARADWMDYLRWYREVLGLPVRNRARLLRIEPLPAQRLQRLHLAGGDSLLARKVVLATGIQGGGQWHVPPLVAQTLPRSRYAHTSEAIDYAALAGRRIGILGGGASAFDNAQHALAAGVGEVHVFLRRAELPRVNPIRHMERSGIIPRFAALPDADKYAMMASFFRHNQPPTNDTFERAAAWPNFRLHLGSPWQHVAEDADGVVVTTPHARLRFDFVVLSTGLVTDPALRPELAAVADGIVRWSDRYRPPQGQGVPLLDAHPYLGPGFELLPRTPAHAPALHGLFAFNYSALLSLGLSAAALSGLKHALPRLVKAVADQLFLDEREAIVGAYLDYAEPEFVGQWPLPQLEERVG; via the coding sequence TTGCAGGCGCTGTCGGCGCAGGTCGCGCGCGAGCTGCAGTGGCTCGGGCATGGCGGCCCCGACTGGACCCGTCCGCAGCGGCACGGCGCCGAACATGTCTACGACGTGGTCGTCGTCGGCGGCGGGCAGAGCGGTCTGGGCGCGGCGTTCGGGCTGCTGCGCGAGCGCATCTCCAACCTGCTGGTGATCGACGAGAATCCGGCCGGCCAGGAAGGCCCGTGGGTCACCTACGCGCGCATGGTCACCCTGCGCACGCCGAAGGAACTGAGCGCGCTGGACTTCGGCATGCCGTCGCTGACCTTCCGCGCCTACTGGGAAGCGCGCCACGGTGCGGCCGCCTGGGACGCGCTGGGCAAGATCGCGCGCGCCGACTGGATGGACTACCTGCGCTGGTACCGCGAGGTGCTGGGCCTGCCGGTGCGCAACCGGGCGCGGCTGCTGCGCATCGAACCGCTGCCGGCGCAGCGCCTGCAGCGGCTGCACCTGGCCGGCGGCGACAGCCTGCTCGCGCGCAAGGTGGTGCTGGCGACCGGGATCCAGGGCGGCGGGCAATGGCACGTGCCGCCGCTGGTGGCGCAGACGCTGCCGCGCTCGCGTTACGCGCACACCTCCGAGGCGATCGACTACGCGGCCCTGGCCGGGCGACGCATCGGCATTCTCGGCGGCGGCGCCTCGGCCTTCGACAACGCCCAGCACGCGCTGGCCGCAGGCGTCGGCGAGGTGCACGTGTTCCTGCGCCGCGCGGAACTGCCGCGGGTCAATCCGATCCGGCACATGGAGCGCAGCGGCATCATCCCGCGCTTCGCCGCGCTGCCCGATGCCGACAAGTACGCGATGATGGCCAGCTTCTTCCGCCACAACCAGCCGCCGACCAACGACACCTTCGAGCGCGCCGCGGCCTGGCCCAATTTCCGCCTGCATCTGGGCAGCCCGTGGCAGCACGTGGCCGAAGACGCCGACGGCGTGGTGGTGACCACGCCGCACGCGCGCCTGCGGTTCGATTTCGTGGTGCTGTCGACCGGCCTGGTCACCGATCCGGCGCTGCGCCCGGAACTGGCCGCGGTGGCCGACGGCATCGTGCGCTGGTCGGACCGCTACCGGCCGCCGCAAGGGCAGGGCGTGCCGCTGCTCGACGCGCACCCCTACCTGGGGCCGGGCTTCGAACTGCTGCCGCGCACGCCCGCGCATGCGCCGGCGCTGCACGGGCTGTTCGCGTTCAACTATTCGGCGCTGCTGAGCCTGGGCCTGTCGGCGGCGGCATTGTCCGGGCTCAAGCACGCGCTGCCGCGGCTGGTGAAGGCGGTCGCCGACCAGTTGTTCCTGGACGAGCGCGAAGCGATCGTCGGCGCCTACCTGGACTACGCCGAACCCGAATTCGTTGGCCAATGGCCGCTGCCGCAACTGGAGGAACGCGTCGGATGA
- the uraH gene encoding hydroxyisourate hydrolase has product MAAAATGGTRRMSTLSTHVLDLSRGVPAAGVAVRLFAGETLLHAGVTDADGRCPGLRELSLATGRYRLEFAVADYFRGQGVILPEPPFVDVVPVAFGLADAGHYHVPLLVSPFGYSTYRGS; this is encoded by the coding sequence ATGGCCGCTGCCGCAACTGGAGGAACGCGTCGGATGAGCACGCTATCGACCCATGTGCTGGACCTGAGCCGCGGCGTGCCCGCCGCCGGCGTCGCGGTGCGCCTGTTCGCCGGCGAGACGCTGCTGCATGCCGGCGTCACCGATGCCGATGGGCGCTGTCCGGGGCTGCGCGAACTGAGCCTGGCGACGGGGCGCTATCGACTGGAATTCGCAGTGGCCGACTACTTCCGCGGCCAGGGCGTGATCTTGCCCGAGCCGCCGTTCGTGGACGTGGTGCCGGTCGCGTTCGGCCTGGCCGATGCCGGGCACTACCACGTGCCGCTGCTGGTCTCGCCGTTCGGCTATTCCACCTACCGGGGCAGCTGA
- the xdhA gene encoding xanthine dehydrogenase small subunit produces the protein MDAVRFLLDGQVLELDAGDPTASVLDLLRYRLGRTGSKEGCAEGDCGACTVLVGELAGAEGDERVRWRALNACILFVPMLDGKALLTVESLATGGALHPLQEELVQRHGSQCGFCTPGFVMSLYARSIGALGTEQAAVADVIAGNLCRCTGYGPILDAGAAVPVAPRDDAATLAGLRALRRQTALLQTHADAAAGRVRRSTAPRSADALAALLLERPNARLVAGATDVGLWVTKQQRVLDDVVFIGDIPELRELHDTPDGLHIGACVRYSEAQAALAALHPALGELVRRIGGTQVRNAGTIGGNIANGSPIGDMPPALIALGATLTLRRGDARRSLPLEEFFLDYGRQARQPGEFVESVYVPRPAAATLYRVDKLSKRFDSDISAVCGAFALRIADGVVTQARIAFGGMAGIPQRARGAEQALLGQPWSEVTVEAAAATLAQDFSPLSDARGSAAYRLAVAANLLRRLWIGHAHPHEPLSVLALELVDG, from the coding sequence ATGGACGCGGTGCGGTTCCTGCTGGATGGGCAAGTGCTGGAACTGGATGCCGGGGACCCGACCGCCAGCGTGCTCGATCTGCTGCGCTACCGGCTCGGCCGCACCGGCAGCAAGGAAGGCTGCGCCGAGGGCGATTGCGGCGCGTGCACGGTGCTGGTCGGCGAACTGGCCGGTGCCGAGGGCGACGAGCGGGTGCGCTGGCGCGCGCTCAACGCCTGCATCCTGTTCGTGCCGATGCTCGACGGCAAGGCGCTGCTGACCGTGGAGAGCCTTGCTACCGGGGGTGCACTGCATCCGCTGCAGGAAGAACTGGTGCAGCGCCATGGGTCGCAGTGCGGCTTCTGCACGCCGGGGTTCGTGATGTCGCTGTACGCGCGCAGCATCGGCGCGCTGGGCACCGAGCAGGCGGCGGTGGCCGACGTGATCGCCGGCAACCTGTGCCGCTGCACCGGCTATGGCCCGATCCTGGACGCCGGCGCGGCGGTGCCGGTGGCGCCCCGCGACGACGCGGCCACGCTCGCCGGCTTGCGCGCGCTGCGCCGCCAGACCGCGTTGCTGCAGACGCACGCCGATGCGGCCGCCGGCCGCGTGCGCCGCAGCACGGCCCCGCGCAGCGCCGACGCATTGGCCGCGTTGCTGCTGGAACGTCCCAACGCGCGCCTGGTCGCCGGCGCCACCGATGTCGGCCTGTGGGTGACCAAGCAGCAGCGCGTGCTCGACGATGTGGTGTTCATCGGCGACATCCCCGAATTGCGCGAATTGCACGACACGCCCGACGGCCTGCACATCGGCGCTTGCGTGCGCTACAGCGAAGCGCAGGCCGCGCTGGCCGCGTTGCACCCGGCGCTGGGCGAACTTGTGCGGCGCATCGGCGGGACCCAGGTGCGCAACGCCGGCACCATCGGCGGCAACATCGCCAACGGCTCGCCGATCGGCGACATGCCGCCGGCGCTGATCGCGCTCGGCGCCACCCTGACCCTGCGCCGTGGCGATGCGCGACGCAGCTTGCCGCTGGAGGAGTTTTTCCTGGATTACGGCCGCCAGGCACGGCAGCCGGGCGAGTTCGTGGAGAGCGTGTACGTGCCGCGCCCGGCGGCGGCCACGCTGTACCGCGTGGACAAGCTCAGCAAGCGCTTCGACAGCGACATCTCCGCGGTCTGCGGCGCGTTCGCGCTGCGTATCGCCGATGGCGTGGTGACGCAGGCGCGGATCGCCTTCGGCGGCATGGCCGGCATTCCGCAGCGTGCGCGTGGCGCCGAACAGGCCTTGCTCGGCCAGCCATGGAGCGAGGTAACGGTCGAAGCCGCCGCGGCCACGCTGGCGCAGGACTTCAGCCCGCTCAGCGATGCGCGCGGTTCGGCGGCGTATCGGCTGGCGGTCGCCGCGAACCTGCTGCGGCGGCTGTGGATCGGACACGCGCATCCACACGAACCGCTGTCGGTGCTGGCGCTGGAGCTGGTCGATGGCTGA